The genomic interval TGGGTAAACCACCAGGAAATATTTCCGGAAACCGCGACCGCACTGCGTTCATTTTATGATTGTAGCTTTGAATGGGGCGAACTCGGGCAGAACGCTTCTTATACAGCCGCATTATCAATCTGTCTGGCTATATTCAATAGTGAAAGGTTAGCCGAAAACATGTTTATCTGTTTTAAAGAAGAGTTTGTTCAGAATTTTCCTGATGGCAATTTTGAACTGGTGCTGGAAGTGACCAGGTTTTTAAATAAACATAACCACAGGTTGCATCCTCATCTGTACAGCCGGTTTTGTTTCTCCGCAATTACCAATTCGAGAGAAATTCTTTTGTATAAAGATCCGGAAACCGGGTTAATCACAACCGATCTTGCTGAGAATTATGCTATGCATAGAGCGTATATGCCTGATGTGAAGTTGAGAAAGCTTAATGAACGTAAACAAAGATTGTTATTCAGGCTATTTGCTAAGGATGACTATATCGTCAGCGGTTATGAATTTCCCGAGGTGATGCGCAGGGTAGAAGAAATGATGGCCAGATTCTACTGGAGATCTGTGGAGAAAATTATTACCAATAAACTGGCAGAGCGTTACGATAATTAAACTATACTTTATTCCTCATCCAGTTCAGCGTATATTCCAGCCCTTTTTGTACATCATATAATGGAGCGTAACCCAGGTCTTCTTTAATCCTGCTAATGTTTGCCAGTGAATCATGAATATCTCCGGCCCTGGATGGACCATAAGTCTGTCCAGGATCTGTACCATGAAGTTCTTTTATAATAACCCAAAGCTGATTTAAGGAAATACGCTCACTGTAAGCTACGTTATAAATTGTATGGGGAGTCTCACCAGTAAATAATAGAGCTTTGATATTTGCTTGTACTACATTTTCAATGAAAGTGAAATCCCTGGTCTGACTTCCATCGCCATTAATAACAGGTGCGGAGCCAGTTATAACTGCTTTCATTAACAGCGGAATAACTGCTGCATAAGCACCTTCAGGATCCTGGTTTGGTCCGAAAACGTTAAAATATCTTAAACCTACACTATCCGTTCCGTAAGTTTTTCTGAAAACATCCGCATAAAGCTCGTTGACTAATTTAGTCACTGCATAAGGGGAGAGGGGGGCGCCAATGCGTTCTTCTGTTTTGGGTAATTCCTTACTATCTCCATAAGTAGAAGAAGAGGCTGCATAGACCATTCTCTTCACCTGTTGCTCTTTAACTGCCATCAGCAGGTTTAAAAAGCCTTCTATATTAACCTGGCTGGTGGTTAAAGGATCTTTTATAGAACGCGGTACAGATCCCAGTGCCGCCTGATGTGTTACGTAATCAATTCCTTTACAAGCAGATATACAGGTTTCAGGATTACGGATATCACCATTTATAAATTCAAAGGCAGGGTTCGATTCAAATTCTTCCAGGTTCTTCCTGAATCCGGTAGACAAATTATCCAGCACACGTACTTTTCCCGCACCATATTTCAATAGATATTTAACCAGGTTTGAACCAATAAAACCAGCTCCGCCAGTGATCAGAAAAGCTGATTTACTCAAATCCTGATCATGGTAAGGATAAGTATAAAGTTGATAATTAGAGTCTTCCATGCGTGATTTTTTCAGGTAACATTCCTTTTATATCATAGATTACTGTATTTTCTTTACAAAGCTGCCGTACATCGAGTTCTTTAAACTCCGAATGCGCAACAGCACCGATTACGGCATCAAACTGACGGTCGGTAATCGCTTCATTCTGGCAGGTAATACCGTATTCCTGGTAAACATGGACAGGATCAGCCCAGGGATCAAGAATACATACATTCACATGATACTCTTTTAAACGCATTACAATATCGATTACCCTGGTATTACGTACATCCGGACAATTCTCCTTGAAAGTGAAACCTAAAATCAGGACTTCACTGCCTGTAACCTGTATTTGCCTGCGTACCATTAATTTAATGACTTCATCAGCAATGTATTGTCCCATTCCATCATTCAAACGTCTGCCGGCAAGAATGATTTCCGGATGATAACCAGCTTCCTGTGCCTTTTGAGCAAGATAATAAGGATCTACACCAATACAATGTCCGCCCACCAGTCCGGGTTTGAAGTTCAGAAAATTCCATTTAGTACCTGCTGCTTCCAATATGTCCAGCGTATTCAAACCAATCAGGTTAAATATCTTGGCCAGTTCATTGACAAAGGCGATATTAATATCCCGCTGTGCATTTTCTATAACTTTGGCTGCTTCCGCGACTTTAATACTCGGGGCCCTGTAAGTACCAGCTGTAATAATGGTGCGGTACAATTCATCTACCCGGTCTGCTGCTGCTGGTGTAGAACCAGAAGTAATCTTTAAAATCCGGGTCAGTGTATGTTCTTTATCTCCTGGATTGATCCGCTCGGGAGAATAGCCACAGTAGAAATCAACATTGAATTTAAGTCCCGAAATACGTTCCAGTACGGGTGCGCACTCGTCTTCGGTAACGCCAGGGTAAACGGTCGACTCATAAATTACGATATCTCCCTTTTTTAAAAACCGGCCCACTGTTTCACTTGCTTTATATAAAGCAGACAAATCAGGATGGTTAAATTTATCAATGGGGGTCGGTACGGTAATAATATAGATACGGGCCTGCTGTAAAGCATTGCTATCACTGCTGAATGTTAA from Pedobacter sp. WC2423 carries:
- a CDS encoding DUF6166 domain-containing protein — protein: MNNYSESKTVKWDIRMPEKVFHIKGTVSISNELSVPVKTTRRLWVNHQEIFPETATALRSFYDCSFEWGELGQNASYTAALSICLAIFNSERLAENMFICFKEEFVQNFPDGNFELVLEVTRFLNKHNHRLHPHLYSRFCFSAITNSREILLYKDPETGLITTDLAENYAMHRAYMPDVKLRKLNERKQRLLFRLFAKDDYIVSGYEFPEVMRRVEEMMARFYWRSVEKIITNKLAERYDN
- a CDS encoding SDR family oxidoreductase encodes the protein MEDSNYQLYTYPYHDQDLSKSAFLITGGAGFIGSNLVKYLLKYGAGKVRVLDNLSTGFRKNLEEFESNPAFEFINGDIRNPETCISACKGIDYVTHQAALGSVPRSIKDPLTTSQVNIEGFLNLLMAVKEQQVKRMVYAASSSTYGDSKELPKTEERIGAPLSPYAVTKLVNELYADVFRKTYGTDSVGLRYFNVFGPNQDPEGAYAAVIPLLMKAVITGSAPVINGDGSQTRDFTFIENVVQANIKALLFTGETPHTIYNVAYSERISLNQLWVIIKELHGTDPGQTYGPSRAGDIHDSLANISRIKEDLGYAPLYDVQKGLEYTLNWMRNKV
- a CDS encoding nucleotide sugar dehydrogenase; translation: MTRIDKDTPIAVIGLGYVGLPLAVAFAQYFKVTGFDTKQKRIEELHKGYDSTLEITEGQLLNIKSDLTFSSDSNALQQARIYIITVPTPIDKFNHPDLSALYKASETVGRFLKKGDIVIYESTVYPGVTEDECAPVLERISGLKFNVDFYCGYSPERINPGDKEHTLTRILKITSGSTPAAADRVDELYRTIITAGTYRAPSIKVAEAAKVIENAQRDINIAFVNELAKIFNLIGLNTLDILEAAGTKWNFLNFKPGLVGGHCIGVDPYYLAQKAQEAGYHPEIILAGRRLNDGMGQYIADEVIKLMVRRQIQVTGSEVLILGFTFKENCPDVRNTRVIDIVMRLKEYHVNVCILDPWADPVHVYQEYGITCQNEAITDRQFDAVIGAVAHSEFKELDVRQLCKENTVIYDIKGMLPEKITHGRL